The Penicillium psychrofluorescens genome assembly, chromosome: 2 nucleotide sequence TCACGTTAAGCTCATATCACAGATTGCCGAAGCTATTTCACAAAACAGTAACTCGGAAGAGCCACAACACAGTGTAAGTATACTAACAACTATTTAATAGCAAGCTAGCTAATGGCAACAGGGGTGGAGTGTACAAAACGCGACTGACCTTCCGGTCTTCCAAGCCCTCGCCAACATGCCAGAACGTGCGAAGGTCTTTGCTACAGCCATGAGTTGGCTCGCCCAGCTACCTGGCTACTCCCCGCAGTACTTGATCGATAACTTCCCCTTCGGATCTGGTGATATCACAGTCGTCGATGTAGGCGGTGGCATCGGCCATATTGCCCGTGCTCTCGTGGAACACTCCCCCTTAGTCCAGTGCATTATACAAGATCGCTCCGAGGTTATTTTGCAGGCTGGAAAAACCTTGCCGGCACAGCTCCAAAATCGTATCCGCTTCCAAGCCCACGATTTCTTCCAGGAGCAACCGATACACGGCGCTGACGTTTATTTACTGCGTCATGTGTTGCATGACTGGTCGAACAAATACGCGCGCAAGATCCTGCAAGCCTTGATACCAGCCTTGAAACCAGGGGCTAAGGTGGTGCTGAACGATCGCATTATCCCCGGATATGGTGAGGCACATTACCTGAAGGAACGTGAAGGACGGTatgctttttcttttccttggaTTTTTCTGACCACGTACTGAGAAAAATCGACAGGGACTACGATATGTACATGCTCGGTCTACAGAATGCTCAGGAGCGCACATCAAATGATTGGAAAGCCCTATTCAGTGATACGGACTCGCGATTCAACGTTACTAGCGTATCCAAGCCATCCAAGTCATACCTCTCAATTATAGAGGTGACTTGGGAGGGCTAATGCACGAGTGTAAGTGTCAAGAATGGGACTCACACGCCCTATTTCCTATTTTTTATTAGTCTGTAATACCTTATTTCGCTCTTAAATGTCGGGAATCCCTAGATTTATTTGAATCAGAGATTTGTTCCTTCGTGATTTGCACTTCCATTATGGGACGTCGTACAGTCTAGATATTGATAACAGGAGTAAAGAGCTCATTCATAGAGGAATCAATCAAATCAATTATCAGAGGATGAAAAGGATGAAATATATCAAAAAGCACGCCGCATAATGATCAAGCTACCTGACAGGTTCCTTCTCTTCAAGATATGCATAACATTCTACCACCTCAGATGGACCCTTCATCGCGTGACAGGCGCCAGACCGCCTTATCGAGAATGCTACAGCAGTTCAGAATAACATCGCGAAATTCATCCCCTCGTAAAGCCGCATAGACCTTGCCGATATGCGAGCCAATTGATTCATTGAGAGTTTTCTCGCCGGATACATAAGTCGGATGATCCACCAGACCCCGATGCATGGGAACTCCAAGCCTCTCACGCACGAACCCATAGAGCTTCTGTGACGAAGTGCAGAGATACGATGCGGTCTTCCTGTTCTGGAAAAATAGCTTTCGGTTCGCTGCGTACGTCGTCTCCAGAATATTGGCAACGCTGCTCTTCCACTGTTGGAGTTCTTTACCCACGGCCTGGTCACCTAGTAGACTGAGGACAACACCCACAGAATTAGTGGCGGCGATTTGGCTCCGTCTATCAAGATCACTAGTACTGTTTCGCTCCCAGTGGCTCGTCAGTTCTTCCCAGATGATTTCTTGTCCGAAGGAGAGCTGGAAGTCTGTGCCGCTCGACTGGAACAGCTGCGCAGTTGCGTCGTCCACTTTTATGTGCGCTTGAGTCACAAACTCAAGATGCATAACACGAAGGTCCAAGGCCTGACACAGAACGTACAGGTATGTTGCAGTCATTAACGCCAATAGTTCGACGGTATCGCCTGCATAACGTGCTGTAATCAAAGCTAGAGAGTTCAGGCCCTGGTTGTGCATCTCTGCGGACTGGACATAGTTGCTGACCGGGTGGTTCAGGTATGCTAGTTCAGACATATAGGAAGCCATGTTAATATCAACACCTTTGAAGGCGAACGAGAGACTGGGATCGTCAGCGCTAAGATTCGGTGGTAATCCTTTGTTAAGCATCGGGTTGACAATCTCCGAGCACTGCGAGAAGATCATTTTGCCCAGCATCTGCATCGCGGTCATAGTTTTCTCCATTGCCGACGTTATCGATGCTGCTTGGAAGTTTCCACCGTGATGGGCTCGCTCCTCGACAGGATCCAGGAGTGGATTGTCTGTGGTCGAATTGAGTTCCGTTTGGACTTGTTGCAGTGCGAGCCCGAGATTCTCTAGCTGTGGTCCGATCCACTGCGTCGAAGTGCGTAGCGCATACCGGTCTTGTGCCAGACCTTCCCCATCAGGATCTGCACCATGCGTAAGCTTAGAATCGGCCAAGCATTGAAAGATGAACGCGGCTGACAGCTGTTGGCCTGGATGAGGCCGGGACTTGGCGATGAAGGGGTGGTAATTATGTCGCGAGCCCAGCAAAGCTTCTGTGCCCATCGCGGTGAGCAACTTCGACATAACTACCAACTGGTTTGCCTCGAACAGAACTAGCCCGGCTGCACTGCAACTGAATGCAGTACCGTT carries:
- a CDS encoding uncharacterized protein (ID:PFLUO_002938-T1.cds;~source:funannotate) gives rise to the protein MDRSNLIDRANEIAGVARSLSDNLAARGLPEPSFEHGLPAPLQTDAPDSDALAARVKLLGVLDELRDLLTDPALLGSPELRNPSMSILALVRLGIFEKFPSEGSTIKDLAQQLNLNENLVRRLMSHAATYHVFFQEKLDFFVHTAGSRILTENEGMRSWMLVGLGETIPGALKIAEAISQNSNSEEPQHSGWSVQNATDLPVFQALANMPERAKVFATAMSWLAQLPGYSPQYLIDNFPFGSGDITVVDVGGGIGHIARALVEHSPLVQCIIQDRSEVILQAGKTLPAQLQNRIRFQAHDFFQEQPIHGADVYLLRHVLHDWSNKYARKILQALIPALKPGAKVVLNDRIIPGYGEAHYLKEREGRDYDMYMLGLQNAQERTSNDWKALFSDTDSRFNVTSVSKPSKSYLSIIEVTWEG
- a CDS encoding uncharacterized protein (ID:PFLUO_002939-T1.cds;~source:funannotate), translated to MGEASSQYQNGYDHPQGLGYTSSVLNSCVRLDEILHRGKDVVLDGHSLDLSSVVAISKHNIAAAITDRQSVLSKLDRSVELLAQKLEKGEVIYGVTTGFGGSAETRTNDYAALQKALIQHHNSAVVLPRDRGNGAGSTHLGSLKSHAMPIPIVKGAMLIRCNSLLRAHSAVRILVVQNILALLAHDMTPVVPLRGSISASGDLTPLAYIAGMIEGNPDIAVNCGEGQNYRIIPANQALQEAGLNPLTFGPKEGLGLLNGTAFSCSAAGLVLFEANQLVVMSKLLTAMGTEALLGSRHNYHPFIAKSRPHPGQQLSAAFIFQCLADSKLTHGADPDGEGLAQDRYALRTSTQWIGPQLENLGLALQQVQTELNSTTDNPLLDPVEERAHHGGNFQAASITSAMEKTMTAMQMLGKMIFSQCSEIVNPMLNKGLPPNLSADDPSLSFAFKGVDINMASYMSELAYLNHPVSNYVQSAEMHNQGLNSLALITARYAGDTVELLALMTATYLYVLCQALDLRVMHLEFVTQAHIKVDDATAQLFQSSGTDFQLSFGQEIIWEELTSHWERNSTSDLDRRSQIAATNSVGVVLSLLGDQAVGKELQQWKSSVANILETTYAANRKLFFQNRKTASYLCTSSQKLYGFVRERLGVPMHRGLVDHPTYVSGEKTLNESIGSHIGKVYAALRGDEFRDVILNCCSILDKAVWRLSRDEGSI